In Nematostella vectensis chromosome 11, jaNemVect1.1, whole genome shotgun sequence, a genomic segment contains:
- the LOC5518401 gene encoding adenylyl cyclase-associated protein 1: MAGNLDPLVVRLEAVTSRLEAMASKSGSGGTEANEEIVSFYDKFLSENVAKCLKISSEIGGDVGSQAKLVDQAFKAQRDFLVLVSKHQCPSANVLQTLLTKTSQAILAVQEFREKNRRSNYFNHLSSWSEGIPALGWVTVVKGANFVNEMNGSAEFYLNRVLKDFKEKDAKHVEWVKSVKAIFVALKEYINEFHKSGLTWNQSGPPAPTSVPSGPRAPPGGPGAPPPPPPPAVVPPSAVTTDSKPATAALFSEINMAGTNIASGLRKVTDDQKTHKNPNLRASSVVKDKPKPTIAKKPVAVTKKPPVFELQGKKWMVEHQEGNKNLTIEGSMSQVVYIYSCKDSVVIIKGKINSITLDNCKKCAVVFDDAIATVEFVNCQSVQCQVNGKVPTVSIDKTDGCQVYLSKDSLQSEIVTAKSSEMNILVQQADGDYVENPLPEQYKSVWDGKAFVTTPVASHG, translated from the exons ATGGCTGGAAATCTAGACCCTCTGGTAGTTAGACTAGAAGCTGTGACTTCCAGGCTGGAAGCCATGGCTTCTAAATCTGGCTCCGGGGGGACGGAAG CCAACGAGGAAATTGTATCTTTTTATGACAAG TTTCTcagtgagaatgtcgccaaaTGTCTAAAGATTTCATCTGAAATAGGAGGCGATGTAGGTTCTCAG GCCAAGCTGGTAGACCAGGCATTCAAGGCCCAGAGGGACTTTCTGGTTTTGGTGTCTAAACACCAGTGCCCAAGTGCT AATGTGCTTCAGACACTTCTCACTAAGACGTCACAGGCCATTTTAGCTGTTCAG GAGTTCCGTGAGAAGAATCGGCGTAGCAACTATTTCAACCATTTGAGCTCCTGGAGTGAGGGTATTCCAGCTCTTGGTTGGGTAACAGTG GTCAAAGGAGCTAACTTTGTGAACGAGATGAATGGTTCGGCTGAGTTCTACCTCAACCGTGTTCTAAAGGACTTCAAAGAGAA GGATGCAAAGCATGTGGAGTGGGTCAAGTCAGTCAAGGCCATCTTTGTTGCACTGAAAGAGTACATCAATGAGTTCCACAAGTCTGGGTTAACTTGGAACCAAAGT GGTCCGCCAGCACCGACTTCTGTACCCTCAGGTCCACGTGCCCCCCCTGGTGGCCCAGGCGCACCtccaccacccccaccccctgctgtTGTACCCCCCTCAGCTGTGACAACTGACAGCAAACCTGCAACTGCTGCCCTCTTCAGTGAAATCAATATGGCTGGCACCAACATTGCCTCAG GGTTGCGTAAGGTGACGGATGACCAGAAGACCCACAAGAACCCTAACCTGAGAGCCTCAAGTGTGGTGAAGGACAAACCCAAGCCAACCATTGCTAAGAAACCTGTTGCTGTCACCAAGAAACCTCCTGTTTTTGAGCTCCAGGGCAAGAAGTGGATGGTG GAACATCAAGAGGGAAACAAGAATCTCACCATTGAGGGCTCCATGTCACAGGTGGTCTACATCTACTCCTGCAAAGACAGTGTGGTCATCATCAAGGGAAAAATCAACTCAATTACCCTTG ATAACTGCAAGAAGTGTGCTGTTGTGTTCGATGATGCCATTGCTACTGTAGAATTCGTCAACTGCCAAAGTGTGCAATGCCAG GTTAATGGCAAGGTACCAACTGTCTCCATCGACAAGACAGACGGCTGCCAAGTGTACCTGAGTAAAGACTCCCTTCAGTCTGAGATCGTCACGGCCAAGTCTTCAGAGATGAACATACTGGTGCAACAGGCGGATGGGGATTAT GTGGAGAACCCGCTCCCTGAGCAGTACAAGTCAGTATGGGATGGCAAAGCCTTCGTCACGACCCCCGTAGCATCACACGGATAG